The following proteins are co-located in the Paludibaculum fermentans genome:
- a CDS encoding sodium:solute symporter family protein, translated as MNPALLLLQSAPSRLISLGGVDISIIAIYFVVVLLIGFYLKGQSETGEDFFMAGREMTAWIAGLSFLSANLGSLELMGWAAAAYQYGILATHWYWIGAIPAMLFLGIVMMPFYYISKTHSVPGYLQLRFGEPSRALSAVSFGFMTVLMSGINMYSMALVMKVVLGWDINFSIWVSSITVAIYVALGGLRSAIFNEVLQFILIWVGALVIPVVGLVEAGGWDGMVKKIHANWQGQDYTHLWSTMGSFTDNPMGIHWTGIVLGLGWVISFGYWTTDFLVVQRVLAAKDLRAAKMAPIIGAGFKMMVPFIVILPGLLALAVLPFKLTGEGAALAAGGHSYNEVLPIMLARYCGPGLLGLGITALIAGFMSGMAGNVSAFATVWTYDIYRAFVKKDATDAHYVLMGRWCTVLGVLISIGTAYLVMEFKSIMDYVQALFSFFIAPLFGTVILGMLWKRATPQGGFWGLLTGTGASIAMWAWVKADPSALRYIAFSSNAKDMAENMYRALWSWLVCFVVTIVVSLLTKPKPDKELVGLVYGCTEIPGEGQVPLYERPAFWAILIAIVFVILQIIFW; from the coding sequence ATGAATCCAGCTCTGTTGCTCTTGCAGTCCGCTCCGTCGCGACTGATCTCCCTGGGTGGCGTCGATATCTCCATCATCGCCATCTACTTTGTCGTCGTCCTCCTCATCGGTTTCTACCTGAAGGGTCAGTCCGAAACAGGCGAGGACTTCTTCATGGCCGGCCGCGAGATGACCGCCTGGATCGCCGGGCTGAGCTTCCTCTCGGCCAACCTGGGCTCCCTCGAATTGATGGGCTGGGCCGCCGCGGCTTATCAGTACGGCATCCTGGCCACGCACTGGTATTGGATCGGCGCCATCCCCGCCATGCTGTTCCTCGGCATCGTGATGATGCCGTTCTACTACATCTCCAAGACCCACTCAGTTCCTGGCTATCTGCAACTGCGCTTTGGCGAACCCTCCCGCGCCCTCTCCGCTGTCTCCTTCGGTTTCATGACCGTGCTCATGAGCGGCATCAACATGTACTCCATGGCCCTCGTGATGAAGGTCGTGCTGGGTTGGGACATCAATTTCAGCATCTGGGTCTCGTCGATTACCGTGGCTATCTATGTGGCTCTCGGCGGGCTGCGTTCGGCGATCTTCAATGAGGTCCTGCAGTTCATCCTTATTTGGGTCGGCGCGCTCGTCATTCCCGTTGTCGGGCTTGTCGAAGCCGGCGGCTGGGACGGCATGGTCAAGAAGATCCACGCCAACTGGCAGGGCCAGGACTACACGCATCTGTGGAGCACCATGGGCTCGTTCACCGACAACCCCATGGGCATCCACTGGACGGGCATTGTGCTCGGCCTCGGATGGGTGATTTCGTTCGGCTATTGGACTACAGACTTTCTGGTCGTCCAGCGCGTGCTGGCCGCCAAGGATCTGCGCGCCGCCAAGATGGCGCCCATCATCGGCGCGGGCTTTAAGATGATGGTCCCCTTCATCGTTATCCTGCCCGGCCTGCTCGCCCTGGCCGTGCTGCCCTTCAAGCTCACCGGGGAAGGCGCCGCCCTCGCCGCCGGCGGCCACAGCTACAACGAAGTGCTGCCCATCATGCTGGCGCGCTACTGCGGGCCGGGCCTGCTGGGGCTCGGCATCACCGCCCTGATCGCCGGCTTCATGAGCGGCATGGCCGGCAACGTCAGCGCGTTCGCCACTGTCTGGACTTACGACATCTACCGCGCGTTTGTGAAGAAGGACGCGACGGATGCCCACTACGTTCTCATGGGCCGCTGGTGCACCGTCCTCGGCGTGCTCATCTCGATCGGCACCGCGTACCTCGTCATGGAGTTCAAGAGCATCATGGACTACGTCCAGGCGCTCTTCAGTTTCTTTATCGCCCCGCTGTTCGGCACCGTCATCCTCGGCATGCTGTGGAAACGGGCCACTCCGCAGGGCGGCTTCTGGGGCCTGCTCACCGGCACCGGCGCCTCCATCGCCATGTGGGCGTGGGTCAAAGCCGACCCCTCCGCTCTCCGCTACATCGCCTTCTCGTCCAACGCCAAGGACATGGCCGAAAACATGTATCGCGCCCTCTGGTCCTGGCTGGTGTGTTTTGTCGTCACCATCGTGGTCAGCCTGTTGACCAAACCCAAGCCGGATAAGGAACTGGTCGGCCTGGTCTACGGCTGCACCGAGATCCCAGGCGAAGGTCAGGTACCTTTGTATGAGCGGCCGGCCTTCTGGGCCATCCTCATTGCCATCGTCTTCGTGATTCTGCAGATCATCTTCTGGTAA
- a CDS encoding dienelactone hydrolase family protein yields MCDQDHFEEDRQEYEARGLVTRKQFGALLGAGVTMMLPQVANAVTVTESEVTVTTPDGSADCYFVHPASGSAAAVLIWPDIFGLRPAFKQMGKRLAESGYSALVVNPFYRMKKAPTSEGGGSTNIQDVMPLARALNETTHMTDAKAFIGWLDEQKSVDKKKKVGTQGYCMGGPIAFRTAAAVPGRVGAVASFHGGGLVTDAPNSPHLQASKTKAQFLIAIAENDDKRLPNDKTVLKETFEKAGLPAEIEVYGAAHGWCPPDSKVYNQELAEKAWSRLLALYGKALA; encoded by the coding sequence ATGTGCGATCAGGACCATTTTGAAGAGGACCGCCAGGAGTATGAAGCTCGCGGGCTGGTGACTCGCAAGCAATTTGGCGCCTTGTTGGGCGCCGGGGTCACGATGATGCTGCCGCAGGTGGCCAATGCCGTGACGGTGACCGAAAGCGAAGTGACTGTCACGACACCCGACGGCTCGGCCGACTGCTACTTCGTGCATCCGGCGAGCGGCTCGGCCGCGGCTGTCCTGATCTGGCCCGACATCTTCGGCCTGCGGCCGGCGTTCAAGCAGATGGGCAAGCGCCTGGCCGAGTCCGGCTACTCGGCGCTGGTGGTGAATCCCTTCTACCGCATGAAGAAGGCGCCGACTTCGGAGGGCGGCGGGTCGACGAACATCCAGGACGTGATGCCGCTGGCGAGGGCGTTGAACGAGACGACCCACATGACGGACGCCAAGGCGTTCATCGGGTGGCTCGACGAACAGAAGTCCGTCGATAAGAAGAAGAAGGTGGGCACGCAGGGCTACTGCATGGGCGGCCCGATAGCGTTCCGGACCGCGGCGGCGGTGCCGGGCCGGGTGGGCGCGGTGGCGTCGTTCCACGGCGGCGGCCTGGTGACGGATGCTCCGAACAGCCCGCATCTCCAGGCGTCGAAGACGAAGGCCCAGTTCCTGATTGCGATCGCGGAGAACGACGACAAGCGCCTGCCGAACGACAAGACGGTGCTGAAGGAGACCTTCGAGAAGGCGGGCCTGCCGGCGGAGATCGAAGTCTATGGGGCCGCACACGGCTGGTGCCCACCGGATTCGAAGGTATACAACCAGGAGCTCGCCGAAAAGGCCTGGAGCCGGCTGCTGGCGCTGTACGGGAAGGCGCTCGCTTAA
- a CDS encoding DUF1398 domain-containing protein: MSAALDNLKAALQRAMAGRPRVGGFPYLAETLRQAGVTSNQWSLPACQSLYLTRLGPVVIQGTPLVSGPVDVPAFHREALIKALRTDQAGESTFAEFLASTWRAGVVRYEVNFDLRAVTYTGAGGEEYVEAYPAVAVAER; encoded by the coding sequence GTGAGCGCCGCGCTGGACAATTTGAAAGCCGCGCTGCAGCGGGCAATGGCAGGCCGGCCGAGGGTGGGCGGCTTCCCCTATCTGGCCGAGACGCTCCGGCAGGCGGGTGTAACGAGCAATCAGTGGAGCCTGCCTGCCTGCCAGAGCCTCTATTTGACCCGCCTCGGACCGGTCGTGATCCAAGGCACGCCTCTGGTCAGCGGACCCGTCGATGTACCGGCCTTCCATCGCGAGGCCCTCATCAAGGCCCTGCGGACGGACCAGGCAGGCGAGAGCACCTTTGCCGAGTTCCTGGCGTCCACCTGGCGCGCTGGTGTTGTCCGCTACGAGGTCAACTTCGACCTGCGGGCCGTCACCTACACTGGCGCTGGCGGCGAAGAGTATGTCGAGGCCTATCCGGCCGTAGCCGTGGCAGAACGATAG
- a CDS encoding MarR family winged helix-turn-helix transcriptional regulator, with protein sequence MKSKAAPAVSSLESHIGFWLRFVSNHVSQGFARKLENTGVTVAEWVILRELFDARETSPSRLAASSGLTRGAVSKLIDRLLLKGLVTRKEAGDDRRFQEVNLTAAGRAAVPALAALADRNDEEFFSHLPAKEREQLVSILRKLVAANQLKRMPTA encoded by the coding sequence GTGAAGAGCAAAGCCGCCCCGGCCGTGAGCAGCCTGGAAAGCCACATCGGCTTCTGGCTGCGATTCGTGTCCAACCATGTGTCTCAGGGCTTCGCCCGTAAGTTGGAGAACACCGGAGTGACCGTCGCGGAATGGGTGATCCTCCGTGAACTCTTTGACGCCCGGGAGACGTCACCTAGCCGGCTGGCGGCTTCCAGCGGATTGACGCGCGGGGCGGTGTCAAAACTCATCGACAGGCTCCTTCTCAAGGGCCTGGTGACCCGCAAGGAGGCCGGCGATGACCGCCGGTTTCAGGAAGTGAACCTAACGGCCGCGGGGCGTGCGGCCGTACCCGCATTGGCCGCCCTCGCTGACCGGAACGACGAAGAGTTCTTCTCTCACCTGCCCGCGAAGGAGAGGGAACAGCTTGTGTCGATACTCCGGAAGCTCGTCGCCGCCAACCAGCTAAAGAGAATGCCGACCGCTTAA
- a CDS encoding DUF899 domain-containing protein, which produces MTQHTTGTREEWLAARLQLLNEEKELTRRGDELAQRRQELPWVRLDRDYQFDTEQGSASLADLFRGRSQLLVYHFMYGPEFQAGCPSCSAVADGFNGVAVHLANHDVMFWAVSRAPLEKLLAYRQRMGWTFPWASSVDGGFNFDYSASYSPQQQSEGIEYNYRREKPLPLPAAQQSGGAVAQFAAMCGTDTAAYRRERPGVSTFVQEEGAIYHCYSSYARGVDGLWGMYQWLDRAPKGRNEAGVWWRRHDEYPRVQAAAACCSHEAVAR; this is translated from the coding sequence ATGACACAACACACCACCGGAACCCGCGAAGAGTGGCTGGCCGCGCGGCTGCAACTTCTGAATGAAGAGAAGGAACTGACGCGTCGCGGCGATGAACTGGCGCAACGCAGGCAGGAACTGCCTTGGGTGCGCCTCGACAGGGACTACCAGTTCGATACAGAGCAGGGAAGCGCCTCGCTGGCGGATCTCTTCCGCGGGCGTTCGCAGCTCCTGGTCTATCACTTCATGTACGGCCCCGAGTTTCAGGCGGGCTGCCCGTCCTGCTCTGCCGTGGCCGACGGCTTCAACGGCGTCGCCGTCCACCTGGCCAACCACGACGTCATGTTCTGGGCCGTGTCCCGCGCGCCTCTGGAGAAGCTGCTGGCTTACCGGCAGCGCATGGGCTGGACCTTCCCCTGGGCGTCTTCCGTGGACGGAGGCTTCAACTTCGACTACTCGGCCTCCTATAGTCCGCAGCAACAGAGCGAAGGGATCGAGTACAACTATCGCCGCGAAAAGCCGTTGCCGTTGCCGGCCGCCCAGCAAAGTGGTGGTGCGGTTGCCCAGTTCGCAGCCATGTGCGGGACCGACACGGCGGCATACCGGCGCGAGCGGCCCGGCGTGAGTACCTTCGTGCAGGAGGAGGGAGCCATCTACCACTGCTACTCCAGCTATGCGCGTGGCGTCGACGGGCTCTGGGGCATGTACCAGTGGCTCGACCGTGCCCCCAAGGGCCGCAACGAGGCAGGCGTCTGGTGGCGGCGTCACGATGAGTATCCGCGGGTCCAGGCGGCGGCGGCCTGCTGCAGCCACGAGGCCGTGGCGCGATGA
- a CDS encoding helix-turn-helix domain-containing protein, producing the protein MDSLITAAARALAAGDPLGALKRVALRDDAPALALRGIAMAQLGEFARAKMLLRSAARAFGPREAVARARCAVAEAEVALVSRDLGWPAKALEAARTTLEAHGDRLNSAYARYLAIRRLLLIGHLKEAERGLAELDPSLFPAPLRATHELAVAGVAMRRLRTQSARDALDRAEEAARQAKIPALMAEVESAARLLQTPAARLIASGEERLLLLEEVEAVLASRALVVDACRLVVRDRGTVVPLARRPVLFALARTLGEAWPGDVPRDVLLTRAFGARLADESHRARLRVEIGRLRRALRGMAVVSATKRGFALAPSRAGEIVVLAQPVEDEHAGVLAFLMDGESWSSSALALALGTSQRTVQRALDSLAAAGKVQWVGRGRARRWMTPPVPGFTTILLLPTLLPVD; encoded by the coding sequence ATGGACTCACTGATCACGGCCGCGGCGCGGGCGCTGGCCGCGGGCGATCCGCTGGGCGCCTTGAAGCGTGTCGCCCTGCGTGACGATGCGCCGGCCCTGGCATTGCGAGGGATCGCGATGGCGCAACTGGGCGAGTTCGCGCGGGCGAAGATGCTGTTGCGCAGTGCCGCCCGGGCGTTCGGTCCGAGAGAGGCGGTGGCCCGTGCGCGCTGTGCCGTGGCGGAGGCGGAGGTCGCTCTGGTTTCGCGAGACCTGGGCTGGCCGGCGAAGGCCCTGGAGGCGGCGCGCACCACACTGGAAGCTCATGGCGACCGCTTGAATTCCGCCTATGCACGGTATCTTGCGATCCGGCGCCTGCTGTTGATTGGACATCTGAAGGAGGCGGAGCGAGGGCTGGCCGAGCTTGACCCGTCGTTGTTCCCGGCCCCCTTGCGGGCGACCCACGAACTCGCCGTGGCCGGGGTTGCGATGCGGCGGCTGAGGACGCAGTCCGCGCGGGATGCGCTGGACCGGGCAGAGGAGGCGGCGCGGCAGGCGAAGATCCCGGCGCTGATGGCGGAGGTGGAGAGCGCAGCCCGCTTGCTGCAGACTCCGGCGGCCCGGCTGATCGCGAGCGGCGAAGAGAGGCTGCTCCTCCTGGAAGAGGTGGAAGCGGTGTTGGCGTCGCGGGCGCTGGTGGTGGACGCATGCCGGCTGGTGGTGCGGGACCGAGGAACCGTTGTGCCGCTGGCCCGGCGGCCGGTCTTGTTCGCGCTGGCGCGAACCCTGGGCGAAGCGTGGCCTGGAGATGTGCCCAGGGATGTCCTGCTGACACGGGCGTTTGGAGCGAGGCTTGCCGATGAATCGCATCGGGCGCGGCTGCGGGTCGAGATCGGACGGCTGCGGAGGGCGCTGCGAGGGATGGCCGTGGTCAGCGCGACCAAGCGAGGGTTTGCGTTGGCGCCGAGCCGTGCCGGCGAGATCGTCGTGCTGGCGCAGCCCGTCGAGGATGAGCATGCGGGGGTGCTGGCCTTCCTGATGGACGGGGAATCGTGGTCGAGTTCCGCGCTGGCGCTGGCGCTGGGCACAAGCCAACGGACCGTGCAGCGGGCGCTCGACTCACTGGCGGCGGCAGGCAAGGTGCAGTGGGTGGGCCGCGGCCGGGCACGGCGCTGGATGACGCCGCCGGTGCCCGGATTCACGACGATCTTGTTACTCCCTACGTTGCTGCCGGTTGATTAA
- a CDS encoding Vgb family protein, whose translation MKESPAEIVREYGPFPGVERVNGVTYDGASVWFASGGQLNALDPASGAMTRSIEVAAHAGTAFDGQHLFQIAEDRIQKIDPQTGQVLATIPAPGGGGDSGLAWAEGSLWVGQYRSRKIHQVDPGTGAILRTIESNRFVTGVTWVDGELWHATWEGDESELRHVDPGTGEVLERLEMPAGVNVSGLESDGGDRFFCGGGGTGKVRAVRRPKWQE comes from the coding sequence ATGAAGGAATCACCAGCCGAGATAGTGCGGGAGTATGGGCCGTTTCCGGGGGTTGAGCGCGTGAATGGAGTCACGTACGACGGGGCGAGCGTCTGGTTCGCATCGGGCGGCCAGTTGAATGCACTGGATCCGGCGAGCGGGGCGATGACGCGTTCGATCGAGGTGGCGGCCCATGCGGGTACGGCCTTCGACGGGCAGCACCTGTTTCAGATTGCCGAGGACCGGATCCAGAAGATTGATCCGCAGACGGGCCAGGTGCTGGCGACGATCCCGGCGCCGGGCGGCGGCGGAGACTCGGGCCTGGCGTGGGCGGAGGGGTCGCTGTGGGTGGGCCAGTACCGGAGCCGGAAGATCCACCAGGTGGATCCGGGGACGGGGGCGATCCTGCGTACGATCGAGTCGAACCGGTTTGTCACGGGCGTTACGTGGGTGGATGGCGAGCTGTGGCACGCGACTTGGGAAGGGGATGAGAGCGAACTGAGGCACGTGGATCCGGGTACGGGCGAGGTACTGGAGCGGTTGGAGATGCCGGCCGGCGTGAATGTCTCCGGGTTGGAGTCCGATGGCGGGGACCGATTCTTCTGCGGGGGTGGGGGGACCGGCAAGGTGCGAGCGGTGCGGCGGCCGAAGTGGCAGGAGTGA
- a CDS encoding VOC family protein, whose protein sequence is MIRQIAPLFFTLDIPATLAYYSEKLGFECLGTWQDPPVYAIVARDGHAIHFRCAEPPTANPGKYEDELLDAYLFIQDADALYAEYAAKGVEFARGVEDMPWLAREFVVKDCDGRLLAFGANL, encoded by the coding sequence ATGATCCGTCAGATTGCGCCTTTGTTCTTCACGTTGGACATTCCCGCTACGCTGGCCTATTACAGCGAGAAGCTCGGTTTCGAGTGCCTGGGGACCTGGCAGGATCCCCCGGTCTATGCGATTGTGGCGCGGGACGGGCACGCGATTCATTTCCGGTGCGCTGAGCCTCCGACGGCGAATCCGGGCAAGTACGAGGATGAGCTGCTCGACGCGTATTTGTTCATTCAAGATGCGGACGCGCTGTATGCGGAGTATGCCGCCAAAGGGGTGGAGTTTGCGCGCGGGGTGGAGGATATGCCGTGGCTGGCGCGCGAGTTCGTGGTGAAGGATTGCGATGGCCGGCTGCTGGCCTTCGGGGCGAATTTGTAG
- a CDS encoding ABC transporter ATP-binding protein, whose translation MSSPIHCRQVTRRFGSLTAVNDVSLDVPAGEICSILGPNGAGKSTLIRLLCGLASPDSGSISVAGFDPAQPATRLEFRRRIGVVPENLALLPELTIEEHLRLTGPIYGLDSATARARSEELLQALALSAKRHTYARECSHGMRKKTALAIALLHNPSVLMLDEPFEGVDPASVEVIRVLLETAARRGVTILLTSHILSLVDRISSRIVLLRDGRILHNEPAGAMPHSTVEELYFQLVEQPSAPELQWLGSQG comes from the coding sequence GTGTCCTCCCCCATCCACTGCCGGCAGGTCACCCGCCGCTTCGGCTCCCTCACAGCGGTCAACGACGTCTCTCTCGATGTCCCCGCCGGCGAGATCTGCTCCATCCTCGGACCCAATGGAGCCGGCAAATCCACCCTCATCCGTCTCCTCTGCGGACTCGCCAGCCCGGACTCCGGCTCCATCTCCGTAGCCGGCTTCGACCCCGCCCAGCCCGCCACCCGCCTCGAGTTCCGCCGCCGCATCGGCGTGGTCCCGGAAAACCTCGCACTCCTCCCCGAACTGACCATCGAGGAACACCTCCGCCTCACCGGACCCATCTACGGTCTCGACTCCGCCACCGCCCGCGCCCGCTCCGAGGAACTCCTCCAGGCGCTGGCCCTCTCCGCCAAGCGCCACACCTACGCCCGCGAGTGCTCGCACGGCATGCGCAAGAAGACCGCCCTCGCCATCGCGCTCCTCCACAACCCGTCCGTCCTCATGCTCGACGAGCCCTTTGAAGGCGTCGATCCCGCCTCCGTCGAGGTCATTCGGGTCCTGCTCGAAACCGCCGCCCGCCGCGGAGTCACCATCCTCCTCACCTCGCACATCCTCTCTTTGGTGGACCGCATCTCCAGCCGCATCGTCCTCCTGCGCGACGGCCGCATCCTCCACAACGAACCCGCTGGCGCGATGCCCCACTCCACCGTCGAGGAGCTTTACTTCCAGCTCGTCGAACAACCTTCCGCTCCGGAACTCCAATGGCTGGGCTCACAGGGCTGA
- a CDS encoding M26 family metallopeptidase, with the protein MRKKAVVGCIGGLLLLAACTTSRGTPPASTRRLEVDAEHWPIHLLELAQSTIHLVRERGEPAYLIQISVQLPDVNPPATTGVTFQFYLPKTRKRLNVTYASFSGSGVTLPPDQLEAARKAGVARIFEDAAKAAVAPVFTEQPPPEYDFVPTPLLGVQVDMRDAYQLARKGGLLRANSIELKVSVKNPKVPLVIWSFGGRHDLEDTKQIHVNALTGALVDEDDITAITRAERHAREDADMAMIRAFFARRGHSGWTPPGLTPEAAAVVNGGTGQQQHGIYFDGLHDYTVGPAADCAARGGTNAGPSSFGGSFCY; encoded by the coding sequence ATGAGAAAGAAGGCGGTTGTTGGTTGTATTGGGGGATTGTTGCTGCTGGCGGCTTGCACGACTTCGCGCGGGACACCCCCGGCGTCGACGCGCCGGCTGGAGGTGGATGCCGAGCATTGGCCGATCCATCTGCTGGAGCTGGCTCAATCGACCATTCACCTGGTGCGCGAAAGAGGCGAACCGGCCTACCTGATCCAGATCTCAGTTCAGTTGCCGGACGTGAATCCGCCCGCCACCACGGGGGTCACGTTTCAGTTCTATCTTCCCAAAACACGGAAGCGGCTGAATGTGACTTATGCGAGTTTCTCGGGCAGCGGCGTGACGTTGCCTCCGGATCAACTGGAAGCGGCGCGGAAGGCGGGGGTTGCGCGCATATTTGAAGATGCGGCGAAGGCGGCGGTGGCTCCGGTTTTCACTGAACAGCCGCCGCCGGAATATGACTTTGTCCCGACTCCGTTGTTAGGGGTGCAAGTTGACATGCGCGATGCCTACCAATTGGCCCGGAAAGGGGGGCTCCTTCGCGCCAATAGCATCGAGCTCAAAGTGAGCGTGAAGAATCCCAAGGTCCCCCTGGTGATCTGGAGTTTCGGGGGCCGTCACGACCTGGAAGACACCAAGCAAATCCACGTGAACGCGTTGACGGGCGCGCTGGTGGATGAAGATGACATTACGGCCATCACGCGAGCAGAGCGACACGCGCGTGAGGACGCGGACATGGCGATGATTCGAGCATTCTTTGCCCGCCGTGGGCATAGCGGGTGGACGCCACCGGGGCTGACGCCGGAAGCCGCCGCCGTTGTCAATGGTGGTACGGGCCAGCAGCAACACGGGATCTACTTCGACGGGTTGCATGACTACACCGTCGGTCCCGCAGCGGATTGCGCAGCGCGTGGAGGAACCAACGCAGGCCCATCGAGCTTCGGCGGGAGTTTCTGCTACTGA
- a CDS encoding ABC transporter permease, translating into MAHFFETVEIRLLEGRPIDERAVAAGAKVEVGNEDFAAKYFEGANEVGRHFYRGTAGPEMEFEIVGVARNARYPSLKDELSPVAYVPSTHSPNSMGHLTFQLRAAGDPPMLANAVRAVVRQADSRVALAGVRTQDKIVDRAIGQERTFVEWCMVFAAVAVGIAGVGLNGGCKRVCTYCEMCRRVSPGGRTGAVVGRAARDDSLEAGKEMGHPRRAPAHSNLIRDSVLIIRIASGQAIGHPRLSRADARESEAGRSILVMFPAPSSQSLLRQTR; encoded by the coding sequence GTGGCGCATTTCTTCGAGACGGTGGAGATTCGATTGCTTGAGGGCCGGCCGATTGACGAGCGGGCCGTGGCCGCGGGCGCGAAGGTGGAGGTCGGCAATGAGGATTTCGCCGCCAAGTACTTCGAGGGGGCGAACGAGGTGGGGCGCCATTTCTACCGGGGCACGGCCGGCCCGGAGATGGAGTTCGAGATCGTGGGTGTTGCGCGAAACGCCCGGTATCCCTCGCTGAAAGATGAGTTGTCGCCGGTGGCCTATGTGCCGTCTACGCACAGCCCGAATTCCATGGGGCACCTGACGTTCCAACTGCGCGCGGCGGGGGATCCGCCGATGCTGGCGAATGCGGTGCGGGCGGTGGTGCGGCAGGCGGACTCGCGGGTGGCGCTGGCCGGGGTCCGGACGCAGGACAAGATTGTTGACCGGGCGATTGGGCAGGAGCGGACCTTCGTCGAGTGGTGCATGGTGTTCGCGGCAGTGGCTGTGGGGATTGCGGGTGTCGGCCTGAATGGAGGGTGCAAACGCGTTTGTACCTATTGTGAAATGTGCCGACGGGTTAGTCCTGGTGGCCGGACTGGCGCGGTCGTTGGGCGCGCAGCCCGTGACGACAGCCTCGAAGCGGGCAAAGAAATGGGTCACCCCCGCCGGGCTCCTGCGCACTCAAACCTAATTAGGGACTCGGTTCTCATCATTCGCATAGCGAGCGGACAGGCGATAGGGCATCCGAGGCTCAGTCGAGCGGACGCGCGCGAAAGTGAAGCGGGGCGCAGCATTTTGGTCATGTTTCCGGCGCCTTCCTCACAATCACTGTTGCGCCAAACACGCTAA